A single Anopheles arabiensis isolate DONGOLA chromosome 2, AaraD3, whole genome shotgun sequence DNA region contains:
- the LOC120893658 gene encoding glutamate receptor ionotropic, kainate 2-like isoform X3 → MENSDPRPKMRLFPMFLHRLLVVAFAFLLIGPIDGYNGDFDEPVEHIKIGGLFDGDTDDAELAFQYAVEAVNNEKLSYSNYQLEAQAVQVKYGDQFDVSKKLCRLLKTGVAGIFGPSSPKSALHVQSVCDEKEMPHIETRWDAYTKLPTLNLHPHPHIMGRVFLDLVVAFEWKDFTILYESGPWLPGISDLLKMYDPKGYTVTVRQLDLGLNGNYRAVLRRVKLSEDKRIILACSIESMPEVLKQAQQVGLLTDHHQIIITSLDLHTIDLEPYQYSGTNITGVRLIDPEEEKIKQVADFLNASQIAKTLELHDGLNPAKMRVKTALMYDAVLLFAEALKHLIGSEPPRLLEPISLKCDDPTTWKNGYSVINYMKSSTIHGLTRSIKFDHQGHRSDFLLDLIELGPAGLEKVGVWNSTEGLNFTRKTEQAAHAMDDGTLQNRTFLVLTAISPPYGMLKDSPIKLSGNERFEGFGIDLIHELSLMLGFNYTFILQEDGVYGSLNRDTKKWNGMVQELLEWRADLAITDLTITSDRESAVDFTMPFMNLGISILFRKPTKEPPSLFSFMSPFSKQVWLYLGGAYMMVSMSLFVLGRISPKEWDNPYPCIEEPEELENQFSFSNSMWFTIGALLQQGSEIAPKAPATRAVASIWWFFTLIMVSSYTANLAAFLTVEQVVSPINNAEDLAAAGGAVKYGAKRDGSTISFFKDAEYGTYAKMYQFMMANQDLLTSSNPEGLQRVKTENYAFLMESTSIEYIVERECDVTQIGGLLDDKGYGIAMRKNSPYRSALSEAVLRLQEQGVLTSLKRKWWKEKRGGGACEQSTSEDGAEELDMDNVGGVFFVLFVGCSFASLFGCCELFFVIAHRARRHKVPFREELMAELRFVAKCHGNTKPVRHRKSSSASGPNSLESGMESAEQSATSSKQDISGSPTGAAGADEADRDAELENRQRRQNGGGKSALNGSARKIKSDE, encoded by the exons ATGGAAAATAGTGATCCTCGTCCCAAAATGCGACTGTTTCCTATGTTTTTGCACCGTTTGCTTGTCGTTGCGTTTGCATTTCTTCTAATAGGCCCCATCGATGGTTACAATGGTGATTTCGATGAACCGGTGGAGCATATTAAAATCG GGGGTCTGTTTGATGGCGACACAGATGACGCTGAGCTCGCTTTCCAGTATGCGGTAGAGGCGGTCAATAATGAGAAGCTGTCGTACTCGAACTATCAGCTGGAGGCACAGGCGGTGCAGGTTAAGTACGGCGATCAGTTCGATGTATCGAAGAAACTGTGCCGCCTACTGAAG ACCGGCGTAGCGGGCATCTTCGGCCCATCCTCGCCCAAATCGGCCCTCCACGTGCAGAGCGTGTGCGACGAGAAGGAGATGCCGCACATCGAGACGCGCTGGGACGCGTACACCAAACTGCCCACCCTGAACCTGCACCCGCACCCGCACATTATGGGGCGCGTCTTTCTCGACCTGGTGGTGGCGTTCGAGTGGAAGGATTTCACCATCCTGTACGAGTCCGGCCCGTGGCTGCCGGGCATTTCCGATCTGCTGAAAATGTACGACCCCAAGGGCTATACCGTGACGGTGCGGCAGCTCGATCTTGGGCTGAACGGCAACTATCGGGCCGTGTTGCGGCGTGTCAAGCTGTCCGAGGACAAGCGCATCATCTTGGCCTGCTCGATCGAATCGATGCCGGAGGTGCTGAAGCAGGCACAGCAGGTCGGGTTGCTGACCGATCACCATCAGATCATCATCACCTCGCTCGATCTGCACACGATCGACCTGGAGCCGTACCAGTACAGTGGCACCAACATTACCGGCGTGCGGTTGATCGACCCGGAGGAGGAGAAGATTAAGCAGGTGGCCGACTTCCTGAACGCGTCCCAGATCGCCAAAACGCTCGAGCTGCACGATGGGCTAAACCCGGCCAAGATGCGCGTCAAGACGGCACTGATGTACGATgcggtgctgctgtttgccgAGGCCCTGAAGCACCTGATCGGGAGTGAGCCGCCCCGCCTGCTCGAACCGATCTCGCTCAAGTGTGACGATCCGACGACCTGGAAGAATGGGTACAGCGTCATCAACTACATGAAGAGCTCCACCATCCATGGGTTGACGCGCAGCATCAAGTTCGACCATCAGGGCCATCGGTCCGACTTTCTGCTGGACCTCATCGAGCTCGGACCGGCTGGGCTGGAGAAGGTGGGCGTGTGGAACTCGACCGAGGGGTTGAATTTTACGCGCAAAACGGAGCAGGCGGCCCATGCGATGGATGACGGTACGCTGCAGAATCGTACCTTTCTCGTGCTGACCGCTATC TCACCACCGTACGGTATGCTGAAGGACTCTCCGATCAAACTGTCCGGCAACGAGCGCTTCGAAGGCTTCGGTATCGATCTGATTCACGAGCTTTCGCTAATGCTCGGCTTCAACTACACCTTCATACTGCAGGAGGACGGTGTGTACGGGTCGCTCAATCGGGACACCAAGAAGTGGAACGGTATGGTGCAggaactgctcgaatgg CGTGCCGATCTGGCCATTACCGACCTCACGATCACCTCCGATCGCGAGAGCGCGGTCGATTTTACCATGCCCTTCATGAACCTCGGCATCTCGATTCTGTTCCGCAAACCGACCAAAGAGCCACCGTCGCTGTTCTCCTTCATGTCGCCGTTCTCGAAGCAGGTGTGGCTGTACCTGGGCGGTGCGTACATGATGGTATCGATGTCGCTGTTTGTGCTGGGCCGCATCTCGCCGAAGGAGTGGGACAATCCGTACCCGTGCATCGAGGAGCCGGAGGAGCTGGAGAACCAGTTCAGTTTCAGCAACTCGATGTGGTTCACGATCGGCGCTCTGCTGCAGCAGGGTTCGGAGATCGCTCCCAA GGCTCCGGCGACGCGTGCCGTTGCGTCGATCTGGTGGTTCTTCACCCTCATCATGGTGTCGTCGTACACGGCCAACCTGGCCGCCTTTCTCACGGTCGAGCAGGTCGTCTCGCCGATCAACAATGCGGAAGATCTGGCCGCTGCCGGCGGGGCGGTGAAGTACGGTGCCAAGCGGGACGGCAGCACGATCAGCTTCTTCAAGGACGCCGAGTACGGCACGTACGCCAAGATGTACCAGTTCATGATGGCCAACCAGGACCTGCTGACGTCGTCCAATCCGGAGGGGCTGCAGCGCGTCAAGACGGAAAACTACGCCTTCCTGATGGAGTCCACCTCGATCGAGTACATCGTGGAGCGGGAGTGCGACGTGACGCAGATCGGCGGTTTGCTCGACGACAAGGGGTACGGCATCGCGATGCGCAAGAACTCGCCGTACCGCAGTGCGCTCAGCGAGGCGGTCCTGCGGCTCCAGGAGCAGGGCGTGCTGACCTCGCTCAAGCGCAAATGGTGGAAGGAAAAGCGTGGCGGTGGCGCTTGTGAG CAAAGCACTAGCGAGGACGGTGCCGAGGAGCTCGACATGGACAATGTGGGTGGTGTGTTTTTCGTCCTGTTTGTCGGTTGCTCGTTCGCCAGCCTGTTTGGCTGCTGTGAGCTGTTCTTCGTCATTGCGCACCGTGCTAGGCGGCACAAG GTACCGTTCCGGGAGGAGCTGATGGCCGAGCTGCGCTTCGTGGCCAAATGTCACGGCAATACAAAACCGGTGCGCCACCGCAAGAGCTCATCCGCCTCCGGGCCGAACTCGCTCGAATCGGGCATGGAATCGGCGGAGCAGTCGGCCACCTCGAGCAAACAGGACATCTCCGGCAGTCCGACCGGTGCGGCTGGCGCGGACGAAGCTGACCGGGACGCCGAGCTGGAAAACCGCCAGCGAAGACAGAATGGTGGTGGCAAATCGGCCCTCAATGGGAGTGCGCGCAAGATCAAATCGGATGAGTGA
- the LOC120893658 gene encoding glutamate receptor ionotropic, kainate 2-like isoform X1, producing MENSDPRPKMRLFPMFLHRLLVVAFAFLLIGPIDGYNGDFDEPVEHIKIGGLFDGDTDDAELAFQYAVEAVNNEKLSYSNYQLEAQAVQVKYGDQFDVSKKLCRLLKTGVAGIFGPSSPKSALHVQSVCDEKEMPHIETRWDAYTKLPTLNLHPHPHIMGRVFLDLVVAFEWKDFTILYESGPWLPGISDLLKMYDPKGYTVTVRQLDLGLNGNYRAVLRRVKLSEDKRIILACSIESMPEVLKQAQQVGLLTDHHQIIITSLDLHTIDLEPYQYSGTNITGVRLIDPEEEKIKQVADFLNASQIAKTLELHDGLNPAKMRVKTALMYDAVLLFAEALKHLIGSEPPRLLEPISLKCDDPTTWKNGYSVINYMKSSTIHGLTRSIKFDHQGHRSDFLLDLIELGPAGLEKVGVWNSTEGLNFTRKTEQAAHAMDDGTLQNRTFLVLTAISPPYGMLKDSPIKLSGNERFEGFGIDLIHELSLMLGFNYTFILQEDGVYGSLNRDTKKWNGMVQELLEWRADLAITDLTITSDRESAVDFTMPFMNLGISILFRKPTKEPPSLFSFMSPFSKQVWLYLGGAYMMVSMSLFVLGRISPKEWDNPYPCIEEPEELENQFSFSNSMWFTIGALLQQGSEIAPKAPATRAVASIWWFFTLIMVSSYTANLAAFLTVEQVVSPINNAEDLAAAGGAVKYGAKRDGSTISFFKDAEYGTYAKMYQFMMANQDLLTSSNPEGLQRVKTENYAFLMESTSIEYIVERECDVTQIGGLLDDKGYGIAMRKNSPYRSALSEAVLRLQEQGVLTSLKRKWWKEKRGGGACENTMEEGGALALELANVGGVFVLLIVGCVAALFVSFCEMLCDVHRRTRELKQSTSEDGAEELDMDNVGGVFFVLFVGCSFASLFGCCELFFVIAHRARRHKVPFREELMAELRFVAKCHGNTKPVRHRKSSSASGPNSLESGMESAEQSATSSKQDISGSPTGAAGADEADRDAELENRQRRQNGGGKSALNGSARKIKSDE from the exons ATGGAAAATAGTGATCCTCGTCCCAAAATGCGACTGTTTCCTATGTTTTTGCACCGTTTGCTTGTCGTTGCGTTTGCATTTCTTCTAATAGGCCCCATCGATGGTTACAATGGTGATTTCGATGAACCGGTGGAGCATATTAAAATCG GGGGTCTGTTTGATGGCGACACAGATGACGCTGAGCTCGCTTTCCAGTATGCGGTAGAGGCGGTCAATAATGAGAAGCTGTCGTACTCGAACTATCAGCTGGAGGCACAGGCGGTGCAGGTTAAGTACGGCGATCAGTTCGATGTATCGAAGAAACTGTGCCGCCTACTGAAG ACCGGCGTAGCGGGCATCTTCGGCCCATCCTCGCCCAAATCGGCCCTCCACGTGCAGAGCGTGTGCGACGAGAAGGAGATGCCGCACATCGAGACGCGCTGGGACGCGTACACCAAACTGCCCACCCTGAACCTGCACCCGCACCCGCACATTATGGGGCGCGTCTTTCTCGACCTGGTGGTGGCGTTCGAGTGGAAGGATTTCACCATCCTGTACGAGTCCGGCCCGTGGCTGCCGGGCATTTCCGATCTGCTGAAAATGTACGACCCCAAGGGCTATACCGTGACGGTGCGGCAGCTCGATCTTGGGCTGAACGGCAACTATCGGGCCGTGTTGCGGCGTGTCAAGCTGTCCGAGGACAAGCGCATCATCTTGGCCTGCTCGATCGAATCGATGCCGGAGGTGCTGAAGCAGGCACAGCAGGTCGGGTTGCTGACCGATCACCATCAGATCATCATCACCTCGCTCGATCTGCACACGATCGACCTGGAGCCGTACCAGTACAGTGGCACCAACATTACCGGCGTGCGGTTGATCGACCCGGAGGAGGAGAAGATTAAGCAGGTGGCCGACTTCCTGAACGCGTCCCAGATCGCCAAAACGCTCGAGCTGCACGATGGGCTAAACCCGGCCAAGATGCGCGTCAAGACGGCACTGATGTACGATgcggtgctgctgtttgccgAGGCCCTGAAGCACCTGATCGGGAGTGAGCCGCCCCGCCTGCTCGAACCGATCTCGCTCAAGTGTGACGATCCGACGACCTGGAAGAATGGGTACAGCGTCATCAACTACATGAAGAGCTCCACCATCCATGGGTTGACGCGCAGCATCAAGTTCGACCATCAGGGCCATCGGTCCGACTTTCTGCTGGACCTCATCGAGCTCGGACCGGCTGGGCTGGAGAAGGTGGGCGTGTGGAACTCGACCGAGGGGTTGAATTTTACGCGCAAAACGGAGCAGGCGGCCCATGCGATGGATGACGGTACGCTGCAGAATCGTACCTTTCTCGTGCTGACCGCTATC TCACCACCGTACGGTATGCTGAAGGACTCTCCGATCAAACTGTCCGGCAACGAGCGCTTCGAAGGCTTCGGTATCGATCTGATTCACGAGCTTTCGCTAATGCTCGGCTTCAACTACACCTTCATACTGCAGGAGGACGGTGTGTACGGGTCGCTCAATCGGGACACCAAGAAGTGGAACGGTATGGTGCAggaactgctcgaatgg CGTGCCGATCTGGCCATTACCGACCTCACGATCACCTCCGATCGCGAGAGCGCGGTCGATTTTACCATGCCCTTCATGAACCTCGGCATCTCGATTCTGTTCCGCAAACCGACCAAAGAGCCACCGTCGCTGTTCTCCTTCATGTCGCCGTTCTCGAAGCAGGTGTGGCTGTACCTGGGCGGTGCGTACATGATGGTATCGATGTCGCTGTTTGTGCTGGGCCGCATCTCGCCGAAGGAGTGGGACAATCCGTACCCGTGCATCGAGGAGCCGGAGGAGCTGGAGAACCAGTTCAGTTTCAGCAACTCGATGTGGTTCACGATCGGCGCTCTGCTGCAGCAGGGTTCGGAGATCGCTCCCAA GGCTCCGGCGACGCGTGCCGTTGCGTCGATCTGGTGGTTCTTCACCCTCATCATGGTGTCGTCGTACACGGCCAACCTGGCCGCCTTTCTCACGGTCGAGCAGGTCGTCTCGCCGATCAACAATGCGGAAGATCTGGCCGCTGCCGGCGGGGCGGTGAAGTACGGTGCCAAGCGGGACGGCAGCACGATCAGCTTCTTCAAGGACGCCGAGTACGGCACGTACGCCAAGATGTACCAGTTCATGATGGCCAACCAGGACCTGCTGACGTCGTCCAATCCGGAGGGGCTGCAGCGCGTCAAGACGGAAAACTACGCCTTCCTGATGGAGTCCACCTCGATCGAGTACATCGTGGAGCGGGAGTGCGACGTGACGCAGATCGGCGGTTTGCTCGACGACAAGGGGTACGGCATCGCGATGCGCAAGAACTCGCCGTACCGCAGTGCGCTCAGCGAGGCGGTCCTGCGGCTCCAGGAGCAGGGCGTGCTGACCTCGCTCAAGCGCAAATGGTGGAAGGAAAAGCGTGGCGGTGGCGCTTGTGAG AATACGATGGAGGAAGGTGGTGCACTTGCACTTGAGCTGGCAAACGTcggcggtgtgtttgtgctgctgaTCGTCGGCTGTGTCGCGGCACTGTTTGTGAGCTTCTGCGAGATGCTCTGTGACGTGCACCGGCGCACGCGCGAATTGAAG CAAAGCACTAGCGAGGACGGTGCCGAGGAGCTCGACATGGACAATGTGGGTGGTGTGTTTTTCGTCCTGTTTGTCGGTTGCTCGTTCGCCAGCCTGTTTGGCTGCTGTGAGCTGTTCTTCGTCATTGCGCACCGTGCTAGGCGGCACAAG GTACCGTTCCGGGAGGAGCTGATGGCCGAGCTGCGCTTCGTGGCCAAATGTCACGGCAATACAAAACCGGTGCGCCACCGCAAGAGCTCATCCGCCTCCGGGCCGAACTCGCTCGAATCGGGCATGGAATCGGCGGAGCAGTCGGCCACCTCGAGCAAACAGGACATCTCCGGCAGTCCGACCGGTGCGGCTGGCGCGGACGAAGCTGACCGGGACGCCGAGCTGGAAAACCGCCAGCGAAGACAGAATGGTGGTGGCAAATCGGCCCTCAATGGGAGTGCGCGCAAGATCAAATCGGATGAGTGA
- the LOC120893658 gene encoding glutamate receptor ionotropic, kainate 2-like isoform X4 has protein sequence MENSDPRPKMRLFPMFLHRLLVVAFAFLLIGPIDGYNGDFDEPVEHIKIGGLFDGDTDDAELAFQYAVEAVNNEKLSYSNYQLEAQAVQVKYGDQFDVSKKLCRLLKTGVAGIFGPSSPKSALHVQSVCDEKEMPHIETRWDAYTKLPTLNLHPHPHIMGRVFLDLVVAFEWKDFTILYESGPWLPGISDLLKMYDPKGYTVTVRQLDLGLNGNYRAVLRRVKLSEDKRIILACSIESMPEVLKQAQQVGLLTDHHQIIITSLDLHTIDLEPYQYSGTNITGVRLIDPEEEKIKQVADFLNASQIAKTLELHDGLNPAKMRVKTALMYDAVLLFAEALKHLIGSEPPRLLEPISLKCDDPTTWKNGYSVINYMKSSTIHGLTRSIKFDHQGHRSDFLLDLIELGPAGLEKVGVWNSTEGLNFTRKTEQAAHAMDDGTLQNRTFLVLTAISPPYGMLKDSPIKLSGNERFEGFGIDLIHELSLMLGFNYTFILQEDGVYGSLNRDTKKWNGMVQELLEWRADLAITDLTITSDRESAVDFTMPFMNLGISILFRKPTKEPPSLFSFMSPFSKQVWLYLGGAYMMVSMSLFVLGRISPKEWDNPYPCIEEPEELENQFSFSNSMWFTIGALLQQGSEIAPKAPATRAVASIWWFFTLIMVSSYTANLAAFLTVEQVVSPINNAEDLAAAGGAVKYGAKRDGSTISFFKDAEYGTYAKMYQFMMANQDLLTSSNPEGLQRVKTENYAFLMESTSIEYIVERECDVTQIGGLLDDKGYGIAMRKNSPYRSALSEAVLRLQEQGVLTSLKRKWWKEKRGGGACEVPFREELMAELRFVAKCHGNTKPVRHRKSSSASGPNSLESGMESAEQSATSSKQDISGSPTGAAGADEADRDAELENRQRRQNGGGKSALNGSARKIKSDE, from the exons ATGGAAAATAGTGATCCTCGTCCCAAAATGCGACTGTTTCCTATGTTTTTGCACCGTTTGCTTGTCGTTGCGTTTGCATTTCTTCTAATAGGCCCCATCGATGGTTACAATGGTGATTTCGATGAACCGGTGGAGCATATTAAAATCG GGGGTCTGTTTGATGGCGACACAGATGACGCTGAGCTCGCTTTCCAGTATGCGGTAGAGGCGGTCAATAATGAGAAGCTGTCGTACTCGAACTATCAGCTGGAGGCACAGGCGGTGCAGGTTAAGTACGGCGATCAGTTCGATGTATCGAAGAAACTGTGCCGCCTACTGAAG ACCGGCGTAGCGGGCATCTTCGGCCCATCCTCGCCCAAATCGGCCCTCCACGTGCAGAGCGTGTGCGACGAGAAGGAGATGCCGCACATCGAGACGCGCTGGGACGCGTACACCAAACTGCCCACCCTGAACCTGCACCCGCACCCGCACATTATGGGGCGCGTCTTTCTCGACCTGGTGGTGGCGTTCGAGTGGAAGGATTTCACCATCCTGTACGAGTCCGGCCCGTGGCTGCCGGGCATTTCCGATCTGCTGAAAATGTACGACCCCAAGGGCTATACCGTGACGGTGCGGCAGCTCGATCTTGGGCTGAACGGCAACTATCGGGCCGTGTTGCGGCGTGTCAAGCTGTCCGAGGACAAGCGCATCATCTTGGCCTGCTCGATCGAATCGATGCCGGAGGTGCTGAAGCAGGCACAGCAGGTCGGGTTGCTGACCGATCACCATCAGATCATCATCACCTCGCTCGATCTGCACACGATCGACCTGGAGCCGTACCAGTACAGTGGCACCAACATTACCGGCGTGCGGTTGATCGACCCGGAGGAGGAGAAGATTAAGCAGGTGGCCGACTTCCTGAACGCGTCCCAGATCGCCAAAACGCTCGAGCTGCACGATGGGCTAAACCCGGCCAAGATGCGCGTCAAGACGGCACTGATGTACGATgcggtgctgctgtttgccgAGGCCCTGAAGCACCTGATCGGGAGTGAGCCGCCCCGCCTGCTCGAACCGATCTCGCTCAAGTGTGACGATCCGACGACCTGGAAGAATGGGTACAGCGTCATCAACTACATGAAGAGCTCCACCATCCATGGGTTGACGCGCAGCATCAAGTTCGACCATCAGGGCCATCGGTCCGACTTTCTGCTGGACCTCATCGAGCTCGGACCGGCTGGGCTGGAGAAGGTGGGCGTGTGGAACTCGACCGAGGGGTTGAATTTTACGCGCAAAACGGAGCAGGCGGCCCATGCGATGGATGACGGTACGCTGCAGAATCGTACCTTTCTCGTGCTGACCGCTATC TCACCACCGTACGGTATGCTGAAGGACTCTCCGATCAAACTGTCCGGCAACGAGCGCTTCGAAGGCTTCGGTATCGATCTGATTCACGAGCTTTCGCTAATGCTCGGCTTCAACTACACCTTCATACTGCAGGAGGACGGTGTGTACGGGTCGCTCAATCGGGACACCAAGAAGTGGAACGGTATGGTGCAggaactgctcgaatgg CGTGCCGATCTGGCCATTACCGACCTCACGATCACCTCCGATCGCGAGAGCGCGGTCGATTTTACCATGCCCTTCATGAACCTCGGCATCTCGATTCTGTTCCGCAAACCGACCAAAGAGCCACCGTCGCTGTTCTCCTTCATGTCGCCGTTCTCGAAGCAGGTGTGGCTGTACCTGGGCGGTGCGTACATGATGGTATCGATGTCGCTGTTTGTGCTGGGCCGCATCTCGCCGAAGGAGTGGGACAATCCGTACCCGTGCATCGAGGAGCCGGAGGAGCTGGAGAACCAGTTCAGTTTCAGCAACTCGATGTGGTTCACGATCGGCGCTCTGCTGCAGCAGGGTTCGGAGATCGCTCCCAA GGCTCCGGCGACGCGTGCCGTTGCGTCGATCTGGTGGTTCTTCACCCTCATCATGGTGTCGTCGTACACGGCCAACCTGGCCGCCTTTCTCACGGTCGAGCAGGTCGTCTCGCCGATCAACAATGCGGAAGATCTGGCCGCTGCCGGCGGGGCGGTGAAGTACGGTGCCAAGCGGGACGGCAGCACGATCAGCTTCTTCAAGGACGCCGAGTACGGCACGTACGCCAAGATGTACCAGTTCATGATGGCCAACCAGGACCTGCTGACGTCGTCCAATCCGGAGGGGCTGCAGCGCGTCAAGACGGAAAACTACGCCTTCCTGATGGAGTCCACCTCGATCGAGTACATCGTGGAGCGGGAGTGCGACGTGACGCAGATCGGCGGTTTGCTCGACGACAAGGGGTACGGCATCGCGATGCGCAAGAACTCGCCGTACCGCAGTGCGCTCAGCGAGGCGGTCCTGCGGCTCCAGGAGCAGGGCGTGCTGACCTCGCTCAAGCGCAAATGGTGGAAGGAAAAGCGTGGCGGTGGCGCTTGTGAG GTACCGTTCCGGGAGGAGCTGATGGCCGAGCTGCGCTTCGTGGCCAAATGTCACGGCAATACAAAACCGGTGCGCCACCGCAAGAGCTCATCCGCCTCCGGGCCGAACTCGCTCGAATCGGGCATGGAATCGGCGGAGCAGTCGGCCACCTCGAGCAAACAGGACATCTCCGGCAGTCCGACCGGTGCGGCTGGCGCGGACGAAGCTGACCGGGACGCCGAGCTGGAAAACCGCCAGCGAAGACAGAATGGTGGTGGCAAATCGGCCCTCAATGGGAGTGCGCGCAAGATCAAATCGGATGAGTGA